One Paenibacillus sp. FSL H7-0737 DNA segment encodes these proteins:
- a CDS encoding ABC transporter ATP-binding protein gives MIKLFKQLKPFRVAIGAVLILVFLQSMGDLYLPTLMSDIVDKGIVQGDRTYIWKIGSFMLLVAGGGALCSVIASYLSAKVAAGFGKLTRARVFNHVENFTLHEFDKLGTASLITRTTNDITQVQTVLTMMLRMMIGAPMMMIGGIIMAVSEDAKLSLIFVVVIPVLVGAIFFIGMKGLPLFKAIQIKLDKLNLVLREHLTGIRVIRSFNRIDHENKRFSEANRDLTDTAIKVNKIMAGLMPLMMIVMNFSMIAILYFGGIRIGDGDLQVGSLMAFIQYAMQIMFSLIMVSMMFVLIPRASASALRINEVLDMRPEFTDPSESELQTTAQATKKDGRDHMRGFVEFDNVSFSYPGAEQPALSKISFSARPGEVTAIIGGTGSGKSTLLSLIPRFYDVNEGAVRVNGVDVREMTQEELRSKIGYIPQKAVLFSGTINENIRYGKEDATDEEIIHAAKVAQAYDFVSAMKDGFDSEIAQGGSNVSGGQKQRLSIARALVRKPQVYLFDDSFSALDFKTDAKLRAALKDETTESTVLIVAQRVSTVMDADRIIVIDEGEIAGMGTHRELLASSDVYREIVSSQLSEEEIA, from the coding sequence TTGATTAAATTATTTAAACAACTGAAGCCATTTCGAGTAGCTATTGGTGCTGTATTAATTCTTGTGTTCTTGCAGTCCATGGGCGACTTATACCTCCCTACGCTGATGTCCGACATCGTCGATAAGGGTATTGTTCAGGGAGATCGTACTTATATTTGGAAAATAGGTAGCTTCATGCTTTTAGTTGCAGGGGGCGGGGCCTTATGTTCAGTCATTGCCAGCTATTTATCAGCAAAAGTGGCAGCAGGGTTCGGTAAACTTACCCGTGCTCGTGTGTTTAACCACGTAGAGAATTTCACGCTGCATGAATTCGATAAGCTCGGTACCGCATCTTTAATTACCCGTACAACGAATGATATTACGCAGGTACAGACTGTACTTACTATGATGCTGCGTATGATGATCGGTGCACCCATGATGATGATTGGTGGTATCATCATGGCGGTATCTGAAGATGCGAAATTATCATTGATCTTTGTAGTAGTTATTCCGGTACTCGTTGGCGCAATTTTCTTTATCGGGATGAAGGGATTACCACTGTTTAAAGCGATACAGATCAAGCTGGATAAATTAAATCTGGTTCTACGTGAACATTTGACGGGTATCCGTGTTATCCGTTCATTTAATCGGATTGATCATGAGAATAAACGCTTCTCCGAGGCTAACCGTGATCTGACAGATACGGCGATCAAAGTAAATAAAATCATGGCCGGTTTGATGCCGCTTATGATGATTGTTATGAACTTTTCCATGATCGCAATTCTTTACTTTGGTGGGATTCGAATTGGCGATGGCGATTTGCAAGTCGGCTCACTGATGGCATTTATTCAATATGCGATGCAAATCATGTTCTCCCTGATTATGGTGTCGATGATGTTCGTGCTGATTCCTCGTGCTTCAGCTTCAGCCTTGCGTATCAATGAAGTGCTTGATATGCGGCCGGAATTCACAGATCCATCAGAGAGTGAATTACAAACAACGGCTCAAGCAACTAAAAAAGACGGCCGTGATCATATGCGTGGTTTTGTTGAATTCGATAATGTCTCCTTTTCTTATCCTGGCGCGGAACAACCTGCACTTTCGAAAATTAGCTTCAGTGCTCGCCCAGGTGAAGTTACTGCGATTATCGGGGGTACTGGTTCAGGTAAATCTACGCTGCTTAGCTTGATTCCAAGGTTCTATGATGTTAACGAAGGTGCTGTACGTGTTAACGGAGTAGATGTGCGTGAGATGACTCAGGAAGAGTTACGGAGCAAAATTGGTTACATCCCTCAAAAAGCGGTATTGTTCTCAGGTACGATTAACGAAAACATTCGCTACGGTAAAGAGGATGCTACCGATGAAGAAATCATTCATGCAGCCAAGGTAGCTCAGGCCTACGATTTCGTGTCAGCAATGAAAGATGGATTTGATTCGGAAATTGCTCAAGGCGGCAGTAATGTCTCTGGTGGTCAGAAACAGCGGCTGTCCATTGCACGTGCGCTTGTGAGAAAACCTCAAGTTTATCTGTTCGACGACAGCTTCTCTGCACTTGATTTCAAAACAGATGCTAAGCTTCGTGCGGCACTCAAAGATGAAACCACGGAATCCACTGTTCTAATCGTAGCTCAACGGGTTAGTACCGTTATGGATGCCGACCGGATTATTGTTATTGATGAGGGTGAAATCGCCGGAATGGGCACTCACCGTGAACTGCTCGCGAGCAGTGATGTGTACCGCGAGATCGTATCCTCGCAGCTGTCAGAGGAGGAAATAGCATGA
- a CDS encoding MarR family winged helix-turn-helix transcriptional regulator has protein sequence MKRLHKGQWQKGVEGHKPSEMTLMICIEKWNHSDDEGLKISEISRLLGFTPPTITQLINSLEAKQMVERHADPSDRRVVRVKLTESGKKLTRRAEQYRDAMFDELVRYLGEKETKQLTELLLKVHAFVEDNPPPNWDRLQMNGDEKLD, from the coding sequence ATGAAACGGCTGCATAAAGGCCAATGGCAAAAGGGTGTTGAAGGCCATAAGCCGAGTGAGATGACTTTAATGATATGCATTGAAAAATGGAATCATTCTGATGATGAGGGTCTAAAGATATCTGAAATCAGCCGACTTCTCGGATTCACACCTCCAACTATTACGCAGTTGATTAATAGTCTTGAGGCGAAACAGATGGTGGAAAGACACGCAGATCCTTCGGACCGAAGAGTCGTACGCGTGAAATTGACGGAGAGTGGAAAAAAACTCACACGAAGAGCAGAGCAATATAGAGACGCAATGTTTGATGAGCTCGTTCGTTACTTAGGTGAAAAAGAGACTAAGCAGCTCACAGAACTGTTGCTGAAAGTACATGCATTCGTTGAGGATAATCCACCACCTAATTGGGATAGGCTACAAATGAACGGAGATGAGAAGCTTGATTAA